From the genome of Planctomycetota bacterium:
TGTTTGTGGCCGCGATGCTCCGGCGGTGCGAAGACTTCTTTGCCGCCTACAACGACGCGCTCGCCGAGTTCCGGCGCGTGTACCGCGAGCGGAGCCCCGCCCAGCCCGTGCCGGACCTCGCGCGTGACGGACGACGCATCGAACTCCCCTACTGGGTCTGGCGCGCGGGCGAGCCGCGCCGGCGCCTCTGGGTCGAGCCGATGCCTGGGGGCGGCCTGGCGCTCGCCGCCGAGGACGAACCCGTCGGACGCCTCGGCCCGGCGGACCTGGCGGACCCGGCCGCTGGCGCCGAGCGGCTCGCGGGCCTTCGCCGAAGCGGCTGGAAAATTCGCCCCCGCGCGATTTCGATGACGCTCTTCGTCCGCCTGGCGGTGGGCGACGTTTTCATTCACGGCGTCGGCGGGGCGCTCTACGACCAGATCACCGACGCGATCATCGAGCGTCTGTTCGGCGTCCGTCCGCCGGAAATCATTCTTGCCTCGGCCACGGTCCATTTGCCGCTCGAAACTTTCCCCGCGACTCCCGCGGACCTCTCGGCCGCGCAGCGGGCGGTCCGCGATTGGCGTTACAACCCCGACCGGATGCTGCCCGAGCGCGCCCGCCGGGGCGGCGAGGCCAAGGCGCTCATCGAGGAAAAGAAACGACTCGTCGCGACGCGCGGGGCGACGCGCGACGAACGTCGGCACGTCTGGCAGCGCGTGCGAGAGATCAACGGGCGGCTCCTCGCCCTCGCGCCGGAGCAGCCCGACGCCGCCCGAGAAGAACTTCATCGCATCCAACGCTACGCGCGGTACAATGATATTCTTAGGAACCGTGAGTTTCCGTTTTGCCTGTATCCGCCGGAGGATCTGGCGGCGTTTTACCGGGGGGCGTCGCGCATCGCGCGATGAAACGAGGAGCGCCCCATGATCCAACTGGCCTTCAGCACGAATGCGTACACGAAACATCGGCTGGCGGAGGCGTGCGAGCGGATCGCCGCGGCCGGATACCGCGCCGTCGAGATCCTCGCCGATGCCCCCCACGCCTACCCGGGCCCGGAACTTGCCGCAACCGGCAAACGCCTGGCCGAACGCGTCCGCTCGCTGGGCC
Proteins encoded in this window:
- a CDS encoding sugar phosphate isomerase/epimerase produces the protein MIQLAFSTNAYTKHRLAEACERIAAAGYRAVEILADAPHAYPGPELAATGKRLAERVRSLG